From one Humulus lupulus chromosome 8, drHumLupu1.1, whole genome shotgun sequence genomic stretch:
- the LOC133794630 gene encoding uncharacterized protein LOC133794630 isoform X2 yields the protein MDLTSPRYFHAPSSTFSSATGEPPLEANASFYGKTKNNPFAETFPDPLCKLNLKETSEFVKSFPMPHGGTESNRVFRESSTQRRTEVGVNSVVTQRRFEAPPTPGRPVFSFSAGNLSRKGFPSKWDDAEKWLISSSCHESPAHTIKPSESVRIAKPSDSNFKQQMEVFADKSRVTEEKVSKKQFSSFHCSVSLDNHNSVRAFDGVSCSTDNVFLKDKFTNEIEPVLPNFRTSESTKEGFLFKNSACETMKDAGTEMVQHRDVGTEMTPLGSSTTSRCHTPFKISSPARHNTPANRSGPLGLEHSNSISSTIDIAQLQECHLAKLQLGTHYDSVTSNWSSRQEEEEEISKSLRHFEIDNVNCCQKNGPESRAVAWEEEEKTKCCLRYQREEAKIQAWVNLQSAKAEAQSRKLEVKIQKMRSNLEEKLMKRMAVVHRKAEEWREAARQQHSDQIEKATVHAQKTVIRNNSHFSTATSCGCFPCNNHFR from the exons ATGGATCTCACAAGTCCAAGATACTTTCATGCTCCTTCATCTACATTTTCTAGTGCCACTGGG GAACCGCCATTGGAGGCCAATGCAAGCTTTTATGGGAAAACCAAGAACAACCCTTTTGCAGAAACTTTCCCGGACCCACTTTGCAAGCTTAATCTTAAAGAGACCTCTGAGTTTGTCAAGTCCTTTCCCATGCCACATGGAGGCACGGAAAGCAACAGGGTTTTTCGTGAGAGTTCAACTCAGAGGAGAACGGAGGTAGGGGTCAACTCAGTGGTAACCCAGAGAAGATTTGAAGCTCCTCCTACTCCAGGGAGACCTGTTTTTAGTTTCAGTGCTGGAAACCTTTCTAGAAAAGGTTTTCCTTCGAAGTGGGATGATGCAGAAAAATGGCTCATAAGCAGCTCTTGTCATGAATCCCCTGCTCATACTATAAAGCCCTCTGAGTCTGTTAGAATAGCCAAGCCAAGTGACTCTAACTTTAAGCAACAAATGGAGGTCTTTGCTGATAAATCAAGGGTCACGGAAGAAAAGGTCTCAAAAAAACAATTCTCGAGCTTCCACTGCTCTGTTTCTTTAGATAATCATAACTCTGTCAGAGCTTTCGATGGGGTCTCATGTTCAACTGATAATGTCTTTCTAAAAG ACAAGTTCACGAACGAGATAGAACCAGTATTGCCCAATTTCAGAACCTCAGAGTCAACCAAAGAAGGATTCCTATTCAAAAACTCAGCATGCGAAACCATGAAAGATGCAGGCACAGAAATGGTTCAACACAGAGATGTTGGGACCGAAATGACTCCCCTTGGCAGCTCAACGACTTCAAGGTGCCACACACCTTTCAAGATTTCATCCCCTGCGCGGCACAACACGCCAGCGAATAGGTCTGGACCATTGGGTTTGGAGCACTCTAACAGCATCAGCAGCACCATTGACATTGCCCAGTTGCAGGAGTGCCATTTAGCCAAGCTTCAACTTGGAACGCATTATGACTCGGTTACTTCCAATTGGAGTTCTAGGCaagaggaggaagaggagataTCAAAGAGCCTTAGGCATTTTGAGATTGACAATGTCAATTGCTGCCAGAAAAATGGTCCTGAATCCAGAGCTGTTGCCTGGGAAGAGGAAGAGAAAACAAAATGCTGCCTCAG GTATCAGAGAGAAGAAGCAAAGATTCAAGCTTGGGTTAATCTCCAAAGTGCAAAAGCAGAAGCTCAATCAAGAAAGCTCGAG GTGAAGATACAAAAAATGAGATCAAACTTGGAGGAGAAGTTGATGAAGAGGATGGCCGTTGTTCATAGGAAAGCTGAGGAGTGGAGAGAAGCGGCCCGGCAGCAGCACTCGGATCAAATTGAGAAGGCGACAGTACATGCACAGAAGACGGTGATTCGCAATAACTCTCACTTCTCTACTGCCACCTCTTGCGGCTGCTTTCCATGCAATAATCACTTTCGCTAG
- the LOC133794630 gene encoding uncharacterized protein LOC133794630 isoform X1, which translates to MDLTSPRYFHAPSSTFSSATGEPPLEANASFYGKTKNNPFAETFPDPLCKLNLKETSEFVKSFPMPHGGTESNRVFRESSTQRRTEVGVNSVVTQRRFEAPPTPGRPVFSFSAGNLSRKGFPSKWDDAEKWLISSSCHESPAHTIKPSESVRIAKPSDSNFKQQMEVFADKSRVTEEKVSKKQFSSFHCSVSLDNHNSVRAFDGVSCSTDNVFLKDKFTNEIEPVLPNFRTSESTKEGFLFKNSACETMKDAGTEMVQHRDVGTEMTPLGSSTTSRCHTPFKISSPARHNTPANRSGPLGLEHSNSISSTIDIAQLQECHLAKLQLGTHYDSVTSNWSSRQEEEEEISKSLRHFEIDNVNCCQKNGPESRAVAWEEEEKTKCCLSLIRYQREEAKIQAWVNLQSAKAEAQSRKLEVKIQKMRSNLEEKLMKRMAVVHRKAEEWREAARQQHSDQIEKATVHAQKTVIRNNSHFSTATSCGCFPCNNHFR; encoded by the exons ATGGATCTCACAAGTCCAAGATACTTTCATGCTCCTTCATCTACATTTTCTAGTGCCACTGGG GAACCGCCATTGGAGGCCAATGCAAGCTTTTATGGGAAAACCAAGAACAACCCTTTTGCAGAAACTTTCCCGGACCCACTTTGCAAGCTTAATCTTAAAGAGACCTCTGAGTTTGTCAAGTCCTTTCCCATGCCACATGGAGGCACGGAAAGCAACAGGGTTTTTCGTGAGAGTTCAACTCAGAGGAGAACGGAGGTAGGGGTCAACTCAGTGGTAACCCAGAGAAGATTTGAAGCTCCTCCTACTCCAGGGAGACCTGTTTTTAGTTTCAGTGCTGGAAACCTTTCTAGAAAAGGTTTTCCTTCGAAGTGGGATGATGCAGAAAAATGGCTCATAAGCAGCTCTTGTCATGAATCCCCTGCTCATACTATAAAGCCCTCTGAGTCTGTTAGAATAGCCAAGCCAAGTGACTCTAACTTTAAGCAACAAATGGAGGTCTTTGCTGATAAATCAAGGGTCACGGAAGAAAAGGTCTCAAAAAAACAATTCTCGAGCTTCCACTGCTCTGTTTCTTTAGATAATCATAACTCTGTCAGAGCTTTCGATGGGGTCTCATGTTCAACTGATAATGTCTTTCTAAAAG ACAAGTTCACGAACGAGATAGAACCAGTATTGCCCAATTTCAGAACCTCAGAGTCAACCAAAGAAGGATTCCTATTCAAAAACTCAGCATGCGAAACCATGAAAGATGCAGGCACAGAAATGGTTCAACACAGAGATGTTGGGACCGAAATGACTCCCCTTGGCAGCTCAACGACTTCAAGGTGCCACACACCTTTCAAGATTTCATCCCCTGCGCGGCACAACACGCCAGCGAATAGGTCTGGACCATTGGGTTTGGAGCACTCTAACAGCATCAGCAGCACCATTGACATTGCCCAGTTGCAGGAGTGCCATTTAGCCAAGCTTCAACTTGGAACGCATTATGACTCGGTTACTTCCAATTGGAGTTCTAGGCaagaggaggaagaggagataTCAAAGAGCCTTAGGCATTTTGAGATTGACAATGTCAATTGCTGCCAGAAAAATGGTCCTGAATCCAGAGCTGTTGCCTGGGAAGAGGAAGAGAAAACAAAATGCTGCCTCAG TCTCATTAGGTATCAGAGAGAAGAAGCAAAGATTCAAGCTTGGGTTAATCTCCAAAGTGCAAAAGCAGAAGCTCAATCAAGAAAGCTCGAG GTGAAGATACAAAAAATGAGATCAAACTTGGAGGAGAAGTTGATGAAGAGGATGGCCGTTGTTCATAGGAAAGCTGAGGAGTGGAGAGAAGCGGCCCGGCAGCAGCACTCGGATCAAATTGAGAAGGCGACAGTACATGCACAGAAGACGGTGATTCGCAATAACTCTCACTTCTCTACTGCCACCTCTTGCGGCTGCTTTCCATGCAATAATCACTTTCGCTAG